One stretch of Rhipicephalus sanguineus isolate Rsan-2018 chromosome 10, BIME_Rsan_1.4, whole genome shotgun sequence DNA includes these proteins:
- the LOC119407068 gene encoding uncharacterized protein LOC119407068 isoform X1, translating to MWFTRLTVSFTVILMLALTVMVESIHGATPEDCANLKCNAPGDPACLPECECVFMGNGYGCVPVVNWRSRMKHPRFRLPLQRRRQRPLWLKCSFIGDPACPQCCKCIYFGHGYSCVPMHNSWLPQRRFGQPKRRRRYPIMA from the exons ATGTGGTTTACAAGGCTGACTGTCAGTTTTACAGTCATTCTGATGCTCGCCCTCACAGTCATGGTGGA GAGCATCCACGGAGCTACACCCGAAGATTGTGCGAACCTA AAATGCAATGCACCTGGCGACCCTGCGTGCCTACCCGAGTGCGAGTGCGTCTTTATGGGCAACGGATACGGCTGCGTCCCGGTAGTGAACTGGAGGTCAAGAATGAAACATCCAAGATTCAGGCTGCCACTCCAACGTAGAAGACAACGCCCGCTGTGGCTG AAATGCAGCTTTATAGGTGATCCTGCGTGTCCTCAATGCTGCAAATGCATATACTTCGGCCACGGATATAGCTGCGTCCCAATGCACAATTCGTGGTTACCACAAAGAAGATTCGGGCAGCCAAAGCGACGTAGAAGATATCCCATAATGGCGTGA